One segment of Onychomys torridus chromosome 3, mOncTor1.1, whole genome shotgun sequence DNA contains the following:
- the Rep15 gene encoding rab15 effector protein — protein sequence MGQKISQQVAPKDSQEVLAICEVVSAAVAHAAQKVKEYLGFEYPLSRLSLAASTLSEIFLVHFIAFCQERGADEWLTTTKMTKHQALLFGADWIWTFWGPEKQTRLQVAVQTLRMASPLSLRDPKSCESRGEKSWKKGRFDKLAEFCNLVGEDCLGLFIVFSVPGKPKAIRGVVLESVTSGMVESHLSGRKAVEQFVLEAEDCISFKELLGNCLSKRDGLSDMGKVYISIL from the coding sequence ATGGGGCAAAAGATCTCGCAGCAGGTGGCTCCAAAGGACAGTCAGGAGGTTCTTGCCATATGTGAGGTAGTCAGTGCAGCTGTTGCCCATGCAGCACAGAAGGTAAAGGAGTACCTGGGGTTTGAGTATCCACTGAGCAGACTCAGCCTTGCAGCAAGTACACTGAGTGAAATCTTCCTCGTCCACTTCATCGCTTTCTGCCAGGAAAGGGGGGCCGATGAGTGGCTCACCACCACCAAGATGACCAAGCACCAGGCCTTGCTGTTTGGAGCAGACTGGATTTGGACCTTCTGGGGACCTGAGAAGCAAACACGGCTTCAGGTGGCAGTGCAGACCTTGAGGAtggcttctcctctttctctgagGGACCCAAAGTCCTGTGAGTCAAGGGGAGAGAAGTCTTGGAAAAAAGGCAGATTTGATAAGCTGGCAGAGTTCTGTAACTTGGTGGGAGAGGACTGTTTGGGCCTGTTTATCGTCTTCAGTGTGCCTGGAAAGCCTAAAGCCATCAGAGGTGTTGTTCTGGAGAGTGTCACAAGTGGGATGGTGGAGAGCCATCTGTCGGGGCGCAAGGCTGTGGAACAGTTTGTGCTGGAGGCAGAAGATTGTATCTCCTTCAAGGAGCTGCTGGGAAACTGTCTGAGTAAAAGAGATGGGCTGAGTGACATGGGCAAGGTCTATATTAGCATTCTCTAA